In a genomic window of Occallatibacter riparius:
- a CDS encoding nuclear transport factor 2 family protein, producing MIRKLWLCSLLVAFALSTLPASAQTAAHPDPLFNTIKAQDAKLFDAYNRCDLEALGSMVGDDLEFYHDLTGLSKGKAPFLAAIKQNICGKVQRSLLENTLEVYPLKGYGAVEIGIHRFHHPNEPANVGDAKFVNIWHNDNGHWKISRVISYEHNEGLLAK from the coding sequence TTGATCCGGAAATTATGGCTGTGCTCACTGCTTGTTGCATTTGCCCTCTCAACCCTGCCGGCGTCCGCGCAGACTGCCGCACATCCTGACCCCCTCTTCAACACCATCAAGGCGCAGGATGCGAAGCTGTTTGACGCTTATAACCGCTGCGATCTGGAAGCCCTGGGATCGATGGTTGGCGATGATCTGGAGTTCTATCACGATCTGACAGGGCTCTCCAAAGGGAAGGCGCCTTTTCTCGCGGCTATCAAACAGAACATCTGCGGAAAGGTGCAGCGGAGTTTGCTTGAGAACACGCTGGAGGTGTATCCGCTGAAGGGCTACGGCGCGGTCGAGATCGGGATCCATCGATTCCACCATCCCAACGAGCCGGCCAATGTGGGAGACGCCAAGTTCGTGAACATCTGGCACAACGATAATGGCCACTGGAAGATCTCGCGCGTGATTAGCTACGAACACAACGAAGGACTTCTCGCGAAGTGA
- the mqnC gene encoding cyclic dehypoxanthinyl futalosine synthase — MSLTRQQALEYFQSSDLIGLGMEADSVRRRLHPEGVVTYIIDRNINYTNFCTEYCTFCAFYRPLKGPKASEGYILDFEKIYEKIAETVEMGGTGVLMQGGIHPDLKIDWFENLFTGIKQRFPQIWLHCLSASEVLAIAEYSNLDLRTTIARLRDAGLDSIPGGGAEILDDDVRERIARLKCRTEDWLSVHRTAHQLGMRTTATMMFGVGETWEQRINHFEVVRRLQEETGGFTAFIPWSFQPGHTALGGRGWDEATSVEYLKVLAISRLYLDNILNVQASWVTQGLKVLELGLHFGGNDVGSVMLEENVVKAAGTSNCTTEEELRRIIRDAGFKPVQRDTLYRTYFLN; from the coding sequence ATGTCGCTGACTCGCCAACAGGCCCTCGAATACTTCCAGTCCTCTGATCTCATCGGACTGGGCATGGAGGCGGACTCCGTTCGCCGCCGTCTGCACCCCGAGGGCGTGGTCACCTACATCATCGACCGCAATATCAACTACACCAACTTCTGCACCGAGTACTGCACCTTCTGCGCCTTCTACCGGCCGCTCAAAGGACCGAAGGCCAGCGAGGGCTACATCCTCGACTTCGAGAAGATCTACGAGAAGATTGCCGAAACGGTGGAGATGGGCGGCACGGGCGTGCTGATGCAGGGCGGCATCCACCCGGACCTCAAGATCGACTGGTTCGAGAACCTGTTCACGGGCATCAAGCAGCGCTTCCCGCAGATCTGGCTGCACTGTCTGTCAGCTTCTGAAGTCCTGGCCATCGCTGAGTACTCCAACCTGGATCTGCGCACGACGATTGCGCGGCTACGTGACGCCGGCCTGGATTCAATTCCCGGCGGCGGAGCTGAGATCCTCGACGACGACGTGCGCGAGCGCATCGCACGGCTCAAGTGCCGCACCGAGGATTGGCTCAGCGTGCACCGCACGGCCCACCAACTCGGCATGCGCACCACCGCCACCATGATGTTCGGCGTAGGCGAAACCTGGGAGCAGCGCATCAATCACTTTGAGGTTGTGCGCCGCCTGCAGGAAGAGACCGGCGGATTCACCGCGTTCATCCCGTGGAGCTTCCAGCCTGGGCACACCGCACTGGGCGGTCGCGGCTGGGACGAGGCTACCTCTGTTGAATATCTGAAGGTGCTGGCCATCTCGCGGCTCTACCTCGACAACATCCTCAACGTGCAGGCGAGCTGGGTTACGCAGGGGCTCAAGGTGCTTGAGCTCGGCCTCCATTTTGGCGGCAACGACGTAGGCTCGGTGATGCTGGAAGAGAACGTCGTTAAAGCTGCGGGAACTTCGAACTGCACGACCGAAGAAGAACTGCGGCGCATCATCCGCGATGCCGGGTTCAAGCCGGTGCAGCGGGATACGCTGTATCGGACTTACTTCCTGAATTAG
- a CDS encoding aldo/keto reductase, whose translation MATTTTSTSLRTLGNSDLQLTPIGFGAWAIGGGNWEFAWGPQEDDESIAAIQRALELGVNWIDTAAIYGLGHSEEVVAKALKGWSGPRPYVFTKCSMRWHEDRSIWRSLKADSLREELEASLRRLQTDVIDLYQIHWPNPETEIEEGWEALARFKEEGKVRWIGVSNFSVEQMKRVQKIAPITSLQPPYSMLRRAIATEILPFAQANQIGVINYSPMLSGLLTGAMTAERAASLPGDDWRRRNPEFNEPRLSRNLKLVELLREIGAGHNVSPGVVAVAWTLHHPAVTAAIVGGRSPQQVEGVTPALHFRLTDEEYARIKAFLAEIGA comes from the coding sequence ATGGCGACAACGACGACATCGACTTCGCTTCGCACGCTCGGCAACTCTGACCTTCAACTCACACCGATAGGCTTTGGCGCCTGGGCGATCGGCGGCGGTAACTGGGAATTTGCGTGGGGCCCGCAGGAGGATGACGAATCCATCGCGGCAATTCAGCGCGCCCTCGAACTCGGCGTCAATTGGATCGATACTGCTGCGATCTACGGCCTCGGTCATTCCGAAGAGGTGGTAGCCAAAGCGCTGAAGGGCTGGTCGGGACCGCGCCCCTACGTCTTCACCAAGTGCTCGATGCGCTGGCACGAGGACCGCTCGATCTGGCGTTCATTGAAGGCGGATTCGTTGCGCGAGGAACTCGAAGCCAGCCTGCGGCGTCTGCAGACGGACGTGATCGACCTTTACCAGATCCACTGGCCGAATCCTGAGACGGAAATTGAGGAAGGCTGGGAGGCTCTGGCGCGATTCAAGGAAGAGGGCAAGGTTCGCTGGATCGGCGTTTCGAATTTCAGCGTGGAGCAGATGAAGCGCGTGCAGAAGATCGCGCCCATTACGAGCCTGCAGCCGCCCTACTCGATGCTGCGGCGCGCCATTGCAACGGAGATTTTGCCCTTCGCGCAGGCGAACCAGATCGGGGTCATCAACTACTCGCCTATGCTCTCGGGCCTGCTGACCGGCGCGATGACGGCTGAACGTGCCGCTTCGCTGCCTGGCGACGACTGGCGCCGCCGCAATCCTGAATTCAACGAGCCTCGCCTCAGCCGGAATTTGAAGCTGGTGGAGCTTCTGCGCGAAATCGGCGCAGGCCACAATGTCAGCCCCGGAGTGGTCGCCGTGGCATGGACGCTTCACCATCCGGCGGTGACCGCGGCGATTGTGGGTGGCCGAAGCCCGCAGCAGGTCGAGGGAGTTACTCCGGCACTCCACTTCCGCCTCACCGACGAGGAGTACGCCCGGATCAAGGCATTCCTGGCGGAGATCGGCGCCTGA
- a CDS encoding PP2C family protein-serine/threonine phosphatase yields the protein MMWTLPPLLRLPVSVGNFIFTLINLPFTLMPVILLIQGFRRGHPDARLLLIPVLLNTIANWINDALWAIATRGGTWIVPYRTFWNRTFSWPFNFGLYELSIAILLLAILAVVVLRFARSRREEEHMRGELEAARAVQQVLIPDAIPTIPEFAIESVYKPAGEVGGDFFQILATPQGGVLVVIGDVSGKGMPAAMTVSLLVGTFRTLAHFTQSPGEILRAMNQRMLARSAGGFTTCLVLRVDADGALTVANAGHLAPYADAQELQIENGLPLGSMADAQYTESQFKLPPRGRLTLMTDGIVEARNKSGELFGFERAAKLSSEPAERVAEAAQRFGQEDDITVLTISRAASAEEVPGATRRSASLTMSVESNEAI from the coding sequence ATGATGTGGACTCTGCCCCCGCTGCTGCGTCTGCCGGTCTCTGTCGGCAACTTCATCTTCACGCTCATCAATCTGCCCTTCACGCTGATGCCTGTGATCCTGCTCATCCAGGGGTTCAGACGCGGCCATCCCGACGCCCGATTGCTCCTGATTCCGGTGCTTTTGAACACGATTGCCAACTGGATTAATGACGCGCTTTGGGCAATCGCCACTCGCGGCGGCACCTGGATTGTGCCTTACCGCACCTTTTGGAACAGGACCTTCAGCTGGCCGTTCAACTTCGGCCTTTACGAGCTGTCGATTGCCATCCTGCTTCTTGCCATTCTTGCCGTCGTGGTGCTTCGTTTTGCCCGCTCGCGTCGCGAAGAGGAACACATGAGAGGCGAGTTGGAAGCGGCCAGGGCAGTGCAGCAGGTGCTGATTCCGGATGCAATTCCAACTATTCCTGAATTCGCAATCGAAAGCGTCTACAAGCCCGCCGGCGAAGTTGGTGGCGACTTCTTTCAGATACTCGCTACTCCTCAAGGCGGTGTGCTTGTCGTCATCGGCGATGTCAGCGGCAAGGGTATGCCCGCGGCCATGACCGTATCGCTCCTAGTCGGCACGTTCCGCACGCTGGCGCACTTCACGCAAAGTCCAGGGGAGATACTGCGCGCCATGAATCAGCGCATGCTGGCACGCTCTGCGGGAGGCTTTACCACCTGCCTGGTGCTGCGCGTCGATGCCGACGGCGCCCTCACCGTCGCCAATGCCGGCCATCTGGCGCCCTATGCCGATGCTCAGGAACTGCAGATCGAGAACGGGCTTCCGCTTGGATCGATGGCCGACGCCCAATACACGGAATCGCAGTTCAAACTGCCGCCCCGCGGCCGCCTCACTCTCATGACCGACGGCATTGTGGAAGCGCGCAACAAGAGTGGGGAACTCTTTGGTTTTGAGCGAGCGGCGAAGCTCTCTTCCGAGCCAGCAGAAAGAGTCGCCGAAGCAGCCCAGAGGTTTGGCCAGGAGGACGACATCACCGTGCTCACGATTTCGCGGGCGGCTTCCGCTGAAGAGGTGCCGGGGGCAACACGGAGATCTGCATCCTTGACCATGTCGGTAGAATCCAATGAAGCGATATGA
- a CDS encoding radical SAM protein, whose product MKKSEVVRAWGRILTGRAPSLSIEITKECPLRCPGCYAFDDAHLGGSTGLRELSDFKGDELVARVLAVVDQHKPVHLSLVGGDPLVRYRELERLFPELDARGIHTQVVTSAFRVIPAEWMRWKKLNIVVSIDGLPAEHDVRRKPATYERILKNIEDARVTIHCTITSQIAGRPGYLDEFLAFWTVRNQISKVWFSLFTPQRGASDAEMLSPLQRAAVLADLRQLRRKYQKLEMPEALIREMEHPPASPAECIFARTTETISADLKSRITPCQFGGDPDCRQCGCIASMALAAVGHHPVLGALNAGHLFKASDRVGKVLNRMRGGLAQAAPAAHFNSPFNILEP is encoded by the coding sequence ATGAAAAAGTCTGAGGTTGTTCGCGCTTGGGGACGCATCCTTACGGGGCGCGCACCATCTTTATCTATCGAAATCACCAAAGAATGCCCTCTGCGTTGTCCTGGTTGTTACGCGTTCGATGACGCGCACCTGGGCGGCTCAACCGGTCTGCGCGAGCTGTCTGATTTCAAGGGAGATGAACTGGTCGCCAGGGTTTTGGCCGTAGTGGATCAACACAAGCCGGTGCACCTTTCGCTCGTGGGTGGCGATCCCCTGGTCCGCTACCGGGAACTGGAGCGACTTTTCCCGGAGCTGGACGCCCGCGGCATTCACACGCAGGTGGTCACGAGTGCGTTCCGTGTCATTCCGGCGGAATGGATGCGCTGGAAAAAACTGAATATCGTGGTCTCAATTGACGGCTTGCCGGCCGAGCACGACGTGCGCCGCAAGCCTGCCACTTACGAACGGATTCTCAAGAACATTGAAGACGCTCGGGTTACGATCCACTGCACCATTACATCGCAGATCGCCGGGCGGCCGGGCTATCTGGATGAGTTTCTCGCGTTCTGGACGGTGCGCAACCAGATATCGAAAGTGTGGTTCAGCCTGTTCACGCCGCAACGCGGCGCCTCGGACGCCGAAATGCTGAGTCCTTTGCAGCGGGCCGCGGTTCTGGCGGATCTGCGCCAGTTGCGGCGCAAATACCAAAAGCTCGAAATGCCTGAGGCCCTCATTCGAGAGATGGAGCATCCGCCTGCGAGCCCGGCGGAATGCATCTTCGCCCGAACTACCGAAACCATCTCAGCCGATTTGAAGTCGCGCATCACACCATGCCAGTTTGGCGGCGATCCCGACTGCCGCCAGTGCGGATGCATTGCCTCCATGGCGCTTGCGGCGGTGGGACATCATCCTGTGCTGGGGGCGCTGAACGCCGGGCATCTGTTCAAAGCTTCGGATCGCGTGGGAAAAGTGCTCAACCGAATGCGCGGCGGCCTGGCGCAAGCTGCACCCGCGGCGCATTTCAACTCGCCTTTCAACATCCTGGAGCCTTGA
- a CDS encoding class I SAM-dependent methyltransferase, translated as MTQTLREQFGQIDIYLFDQILRGNITPGMRVLDAGCGVGRNLVYLLRQGFEVFGIDADPAAISAVRRLAASLQQDLPPENFSIGPVESMPFPDGFADLVICSAVLHFARDEQHFRAMLSELGRVLRPGGLLFCRLASRIGMTFPELRPGIFAVGRSEWFLVDQKMLLDLTAELGGTLVDPLKTTIVQDQRCMTTWVLQKGM; from the coding sequence ATGACACAGACCCTGCGAGAGCAGTTCGGACAGATCGACATCTATCTCTTCGATCAAATCCTTCGCGGAAATATCACGCCAGGAATGCGCGTACTCGATGCCGGATGCGGCGTGGGCCGGAATCTCGTTTACCTGCTGCGCCAGGGCTTTGAGGTCTTCGGTATCGATGCCGACCCAGCGGCCATCAGCGCGGTACGGAGGCTTGCCGCCTCCCTGCAGCAGGACCTGCCGCCCGAGAACTTCTCCATCGGACCAGTAGAGTCGATGCCATTTCCAGACGGCTTCGCGGACTTGGTGATATGCAGCGCGGTCCTTCACTTCGCTCGCGATGAACAGCACTTCCGCGCGATGCTCAGCGAGCTCGGTCGCGTTCTGCGCCCGGGCGGATTGCTGTTCTGCCGCCTAGCCTCGCGCATCGGCATGACCTTCCCGGAGCTGCGGCCGGGAATCTTCGCGGTAGGAAGATCCGAGTGGTTCCTCGTCGACCAGAAGATGCTGCTGGACCTTACGGCAGAGCTGGGCGGAACGCTCGTGGATCCGCTGAAGACGACGATAGTCCAGGATCAGCGATGTATGACAACCTGGGTTCTGCAGAAGGGGATGTAA
- a CDS encoding sigma-70 family RNA polymerase sigma factor: MSTATAITNPEDSFEPHRRRLLGLAYRMLGSMSDAEDAVQETYLRWHAADRTKVSEPRAFLMTTTTRICLDMLTSARARREEYVGPWLPEPVFDTAALAPDKGTELAEDLSIALLLILDNLSPLQRAAFLLHDVFDFSFAEIAIALGRSEAACRQLASRARVNVRAARPRGTSVSPARPGEIDRKHAELMSAFAAATAAGDLNALMQVLAADVRVVTDGGGKVRSALNVIEGADRVANFLVEVTRKRPDAWWQDDFRLRMGTVNGLPGLIVDSPGGPVQTTAFEIEHDLIRAVYVVRNPDKLRHLAVGRRPTAGE, translated from the coding sequence GTGAGTACCGCAACCGCGATCACCAACCCTGAGGACAGTTTCGAACCGCACCGTCGTCGTCTACTTGGTCTTGCGTATCGAATGCTCGGTTCGATGTCCGATGCAGAAGATGCAGTGCAGGAGACCTATCTGCGCTGGCACGCGGCCGACCGCACCAAGGTTTCTGAGCCAAGGGCATTTCTCATGACGACCACCACCCGAATATGCCTGGACATGCTGACCTCTGCTCGCGCGCGCCGCGAGGAATACGTGGGCCCCTGGCTGCCGGAGCCTGTCTTCGATACGGCTGCGCTCGCGCCCGACAAAGGTACAGAACTGGCCGAGGACTTATCGATCGCGCTGCTCCTCATCCTCGATAACTTGTCGCCGCTTCAACGCGCAGCATTTCTGCTGCATGACGTGTTCGATTTTTCATTCGCCGAAATTGCGATCGCCCTCGGCCGCAGCGAGGCCGCATGCCGGCAGCTTGCCTCCCGTGCTCGCGTAAACGTGCGCGCGGCACGCCCTCGCGGAACCAGCGTGTCTCCGGCACGTCCAGGCGAAATCGACCGGAAACATGCCGAACTTATGTCCGCATTCGCTGCGGCTACAGCTGCGGGAGATCTCAATGCCCTTATGCAGGTTCTCGCCGCCGACGTGCGCGTTGTGACCGATGGAGGCGGAAAAGTTCGCTCAGCGCTCAATGTGATCGAAGGCGCTGATCGCGTTGCAAATTTCCTGGTGGAGGTTACCCGCAAGCGCCCCGATGCCTGGTGGCAAGACGACTTCCGGCTGCGCATGGGCACCGTCAATGGTCTTCCCGGTCTCATTGTGGATTCTCCCGGTGGGCCGGTACAAACGACGGCGTTCGAAATTGAGCATGATCTCATTCGCGCAGTCTATGTTGTGCGCAATCCGGACAAGTTGCGCCATCTGGCCGTGGGCAGACGCCCGACCGCGGGCGAGTAA
- a CDS encoding aminopeptidase has translation MLQTAAHLLSLAFPAEFTPGARSAVRTCLRIQPEEKVTLITDRVTSEIAASIARELEELGCRWNGYILEDLAPRPLTDMPGAVLEDMETSDVSIFAVQVQQNELRSRMQMTDVVNRRHMRHAHMVNITPEIMCDGMRADYDQVDRLSQQVLDRVRKAKRIRATTAAGTDITSDMNPDYKWFKTSGIISREKWGNLPGGECFTSPGEVNGVFVVDGVVGDWLCARYGLLEATPLTIEIAQNRIVRCSSENKDLERDFWAYTHTDENSDRVGEFAIGTNIGVKKVIGNILQDEKFPGIHIAFGNPYGEHTGAPWRSGTHIDVVGLGFNISLEYTGGETEPIMRDGKFLISA, from the coding sequence ATGCTTCAAACTGCCGCACATCTGCTCTCGCTTGCCTTTCCCGCTGAGTTCACCCCCGGCGCCCGCTCGGCCGTCCGAACCTGCCTGCGTATCCAGCCGGAAGAGAAGGTTACGCTGATCACGGACCGCGTCACTTCGGAGATCGCCGCCTCCATCGCGCGCGAGCTTGAAGAGCTGGGCTGCCGCTGGAACGGGTACATCCTTGAGGACCTGGCGCCGCGCCCGCTCACCGACATGCCGGGGGCCGTCCTGGAAGACATGGAGACTTCGGATGTCTCGATCTTTGCCGTGCAGGTGCAGCAGAACGAACTCCGCTCGCGCATGCAGATGACCGATGTGGTGAACCGCCGCCACATGCGGCATGCTCACATGGTCAACATCACGCCCGAGATCATGTGCGACGGGATGCGCGCCGATTACGACCAGGTCGACCGGCTCTCCCAGCAGGTGCTTGATCGTGTCCGCAAAGCGAAGCGCATTCGCGCCACGACGGCCGCCGGAACCGACATCACGTCTGACATGAATCCCGATTACAAGTGGTTCAAGACCTCTGGGATCATCTCGCGCGAGAAATGGGGCAATCTACCGGGGGGCGAATGCTTCACCAGCCCCGGCGAAGTCAACGGCGTCTTTGTCGTGGATGGGGTAGTTGGCGACTGGCTTTGTGCGCGCTATGGCCTGCTGGAGGCTACGCCGCTCACGATCGAGATTGCACAGAACCGCATCGTGCGCTGCTCCAGTGAGAACAAGGATCTGGAGCGCGACTTCTGGGCCTATACCCACACCGATGAGAACTCCGACCGGGTGGGCGAGTTCGCCATTGGCACCAACATCGGCGTGAAGAAGGTCATTGGGAATATTCTGCAGGACGAGAAGTTTCCGGGCATCCACATCGCCTTCGGCAACCCGTATGGCGAGCACACGGGGGCGCCGTGGCGCTCCGGCACGCACATTGACGTGGTCGGACTCGGCTTTAACATCTCGCTCGAATACACCGGCGGCGAAACCGAACCGATCATGCGCGACGGCAAGTTTCTGATCAGCGCCTGA
- a CDS encoding DUF6223 family protein, whose amino-acid sequence MRRTFAITLCIVAAAALFVGLVHIVLVAAHLSEPAANTVHGLTIRRLWATAASLLALVAAVGGGISLARAFNRSHANSTRRFAFSALIAGSVAAAAGWLNLAYARGGPGTGNGVVGGAAAFVLGLVAVALGAIALARFRRTALNPRQTT is encoded by the coding sequence ATGAGACGAACTTTCGCCATTACTCTCTGCATTGTGGCCGCAGCCGCGCTTTTCGTGGGCCTCGTACACATCGTTCTTGTGGCGGCGCATCTCTCTGAGCCGGCAGCGAACACGGTCCACGGTCTTACGATACGGAGGTTGTGGGCCACGGCGGCGTCGTTGCTGGCCCTCGTGGCGGCGGTGGGAGGAGGGATATCCCTCGCGCGTGCGTTCAATCGCTCGCATGCGAACTCTACTCGGCGTTTCGCCTTTTCGGCTCTGATCGCTGGTTCCGTAGCTGCTGCCGCTGGCTGGCTGAATCTCGCTTATGCACGCGGCGGTCCTGGCACCGGTAATGGAGTTGTCGGCGGCGCTGCGGCCTTTGTACTGGGGCTCGTCGCCGTGGCCCTTGGCGCAATAGCGCTTGCTCGCTTTCGTCGGACGGCTCTCAATCCGAGGCAAACAACGTGA
- a CDS encoding DUF3592 domain-containing protein — translation MAGGVGVAVIGVGFAIHTTLFLRSALSATGTVAELQSLKDDQSGGIVYSPIFRFAAADGQTYTITSSTGSNPPSFVVGQTVRVLYEREHPSDALIDSFGQLWLFPLIFCPLGIAFAAAGYLVLRFDRRLTVQMAATAL, via the coding sequence ATGGCGGGCGGGGTTGGCGTGGCAGTCATTGGAGTCGGTTTCGCAATTCACACAACTCTGTTCTTGCGGAGTGCGCTGTCTGCAACGGGTACTGTCGCTGAACTTCAGTCGCTGAAAGACGATCAGAGTGGTGGGATCGTGTATTCACCCATTTTCCGATTTGCGGCAGCTGACGGCCAAACGTACACGATCACTTCAAGCACGGGATCAAACCCGCCATCGTTCGTCGTGGGGCAGACGGTTCGGGTGCTCTATGAGCGCGAGCATCCAAGCGATGCCTTGATCGACTCATTTGGGCAGCTCTGGCTCTTTCCACTTATCTTTTGTCCACTTGGGATTGCCTTTGCGGCGGCCGGCTATCTGGTGCTGAGATTCGATCGCAGGCTCACGGTGCAAATGGCCGCCACAGCCTTATAG
- a CDS encoding VOC family protein, translating to MTSTQPSQNMSSQSSSSVVSIVGVWGVRYQVRDVQRAISFYTHMLGFKLDMQAPPAFGQVSVSGLKLILSGPGASGSRPMPDGREQEPGGWNRVLLQVQDLPVRIAELKAAGMRFRNEMEAGPGGKQIQIEDPDGNPIELFEPAGR from the coding sequence ATGACATCCACCCAGCCATCTCAAAATATGTCTTCGCAATCATCCTCATCCGTGGTCTCCATTGTCGGTGTGTGGGGTGTTCGCTATCAGGTCAGGGATGTTCAGCGCGCGATTTCGTTCTACACGCACATGCTTGGATTCAAGCTCGACATGCAGGCTCCGCCAGCTTTCGGCCAGGTATCGGTGAGCGGTCTCAAACTGATCCTTAGCGGCCCCGGAGCATCGGGATCCCGGCCGATGCCTGACGGGCGCGAACAGGAACCCGGTGGCTGGAATCGTGTGCTCCTCCAGGTGCAGGATCTGCCTGTGCGCATTGCCGAGCTCAAAGCTGCAGGTATGCGCTTCCGAAACGAAATGGAGGCCGGACCCGGCGGGAAGCAGATCCAGATTGAAGATCCTGATGGCAACCCCATTGAGTTGTTCGAGCCTGCCGGTCGCTAG